A DNA window from Shewanella baltica contains the following coding sequences:
- a CDS encoding LysR family transcriptional regulator — translation MRHLKAFYVFHVTAESSNYSKAAEKLHITHGAVSKQIKLLESHLSQMLFYKQGRGMCLTQEGELLKQYTDIAFNALDNGIKKLTRESNKHLEVSCEPTLTMRWLMPRLASFFRLTGIDVRLSTAGGPVDLDETGLSLAIRRDDFDISPEYTAHNLVNEWVGPVFSPEYWRKSQNNLGDIVLLHSETRPSAWSDWSSRSTHTFYTNKSKSFEHFYFCLQAAVDGLGAAIGSYPLIVDDLKSGRLVAPFGFTQSGHKYLLLSHTERLGSNELEFLTWLEKTMSLCQPETP, via the coding sequence ATGAGACATTTAAAAGCATTCTATGTATTTCATGTTACGGCAGAGTCATCGAATTACAGTAAAGCAGCAGAGAAACTTCATATCACTCACGGAGCAGTAAGTAAGCAAATTAAATTGCTGGAGAGTCATCTATCGCAGATGCTGTTTTACAAGCAAGGCAGAGGAATGTGTCTAACGCAGGAAGGTGAATTGCTCAAGCAGTACACTGACATTGCTTTTAATGCTTTAGATAATGGAATTAAGAAGTTAACAAGGGAAAGTAACAAACATCTTGAAGTTTCCTGTGAACCAACATTAACGATGCGCTGGCTGATGCCTCGACTGGCCAGTTTTTTTCGGCTTACGGGTATTGATGTTCGGCTATCAACCGCTGGAGGACCTGTAGATTTAGATGAAACAGGATTATCTTTAGCCATTCGGCGCGATGACTTCGATATTAGCCCTGAATATACAGCGCACAACTTAGTCAATGAGTGGGTTGGTCCTGTTTTTTCCCCTGAATATTGGAGAAAATCTCAGAACAACTTAGGTGATATTGTTCTTCTTCATAGTGAAACGAGACCTTCTGCATGGTCAGATTGGTCATCACGCTCAACACATACCTTTTATACGAACAAGTCCAAATCCTTTGAGCATTTCTATTTCTGCTTACAGGCAGCAGTTGACGGTTTAGGGGCTGCGATTGGATCATATCCTCTTATAGTAGATGACTTGAAAAGTGGGAGACTGGTCGCTCCATTTGGATTTACCCAATCCGGACATAAGTACTTACTGCTCAGTCATACAGAAAGACTGGGAAGCAATGAATTAGAGTTCTTAACGTGGTTAGAAAAAACCATGTCTTTATGCCAACCAGAAACTCCTTAG
- a CDS encoding LysE family translocator encodes MELLSFAVFGLLIVVSPGADFVLVFKNSAIYGRKAGVLTALGIGIGVCVHITYSVIGISHLVSQNAVLFSIVKYVGAAYLIYLGVTGLVSSKLDLDYEKTNVQPTQTRKYIFQGFLCNTLNPKTMIFFLSVFSQLISSDNESMSFAITYGFYIAFLHAAWFCIVAYLVTSKHASNMLKKFGHRINQACGFGLIAFGAILSTNA; translated from the coding sequence ATGGAGTTATTAAGTTTTGCAGTGTTTGGGCTTTTAATCGTGGTAAGTCCTGGAGCTGACTTTGTTTTGGTATTTAAAAATAGTGCAATCTATGGCAGAAAAGCAGGCGTTTTAACGGCTCTTGGGATAGGGATAGGTGTTTGTGTACATATTACCTATTCTGTTATTGGGATCAGTCATTTAGTTTCTCAAAATGCGGTTTTATTTAGCATAGTGAAGTATGTTGGTGCAGCGTATTTAATTTATCTTGGTGTGACAGGATTAGTCAGTTCCAAGTTAGATCTAGACTATGAAAAAACAAACGTTCAACCCACACAAACTAGAAAGTATATATTTCAAGGTTTTTTATGTAATACATTGAATCCTAAGACGATGATTTTCTTTCTTAGCGTCTTCAGCCAACTCATTTCATCTGATAATGAAAGCATGTCTTTCGCCATTACCTATGGTTTTTACATTGCTTTTTTACATGCAGCTTGGTTTTGTATAGTTGCTTACCTAGTGACATCAAAACACGCGAGTAACATGCTTAAAAAGTTTGGTCATAGAATCAATCAGGCGTGCGGTTTTGGTCTCATTGCTTTTGGCGCGATACTGTCAACCAATGCCTAA
- a CDS encoding metalloregulator ArsR/SmtB family transcription factor, whose translation MQPVAFFKALADETRLKCLLLIQREGELCVCELMAALSESQPKVSRHLAQLKKAGLLVDRRQGQWVFYRINAEIAPWCQQVLGQTCDDNDSFLQENVRNLCQMGGRPDRVTACC comes from the coding sequence ATGCAACCCGTCGCATTTTTTAAGGCACTTGCCGATGAGACTCGGCTTAAATGCCTGCTGCTGATCCAGCGTGAAGGTGAATTGTGTGTGTGTGAGCTTATGGCTGCGCTGTCTGAGAGTCAGCCTAAGGTCTCGCGCCACTTGGCTCAGTTGAAAAAGGCTGGGTTGTTGGTCGATAGGCGCCAAGGTCAATGGGTGTTTTATCGGATCAATGCTGAGATCGCGCCTTGGTGCCAGCAGGTACTTGGCCAAACCTGTGATGATAACGACAGCTTTTTGCAGGAGAACGTGCGTAATCTTTGTCAGATGGGCGGTCGACCCGATCGCGTTACGGCCTGTTGCTAA
- a CDS encoding permease: MFQIFTDFATWLVYGVFGLEAGSALGGAVHFFVEDVSKIFVLLVVMIYFIALLRASLDVERVRDYLAGKNKGVGYLLGSIFGAITPFCSCSSIPVFLGFTSAGIPLGITMAFLITSPLINEVAVLLLMSLLGWKFTLLYVAVGMTVGMLGGLLLDAIKAERWLQSFAAEALVRGRQMAASNEVSTTERVLSLSERHEFAKAEALEIFGRVWKWVIIGVGLGAALHGFVPEGWVETHLGQGQWWSVPAAVLVGIPLYSNATGIIPVMESLLANGLPIGTTLAFCMSTVAASFPEFILLKQVMQWRLLAVLLVVLLTAFTLVGWIFNFAAPYL; the protein is encoded by the coding sequence ATGTTCCAAATATTTACTGATTTTGCGACTTGGCTAGTGTACGGCGTGTTTGGCCTAGAGGCGGGTTCGGCCTTGGGCGGAGCTGTGCATTTTTTTGTTGAAGATGTCAGTAAAATTTTTGTATTGCTGGTGGTGATGATTTATTTCATCGCGTTACTGCGGGCTTCCTTAGATGTTGAGCGAGTTCGAGATTATTTAGCGGGTAAGAATAAGGGAGTAGGTTACTTGCTGGGGTCGATTTTTGGCGCCATCACGCCTTTTTGTTCTTGCTCGAGTATCCCTGTCTTTTTAGGTTTTACCTCGGCCGGGATCCCCCTTGGGATCACTATGGCCTTTTTGATCACTTCACCTTTGATCAATGAAGTCGCCGTCCTGCTGCTCATGAGTTTACTCGGCTGGAAATTTACCTTGCTATATGTGGCTGTGGGCATGACAGTGGGTATGCTCGGCGGACTATTGTTAGATGCGATTAAGGCCGAGCGTTGGTTGCAGTCCTTCGCCGCCGAAGCCCTCGTTCGTGGACGCCAGATGGCGGCATCGAATGAGGTTTCTACCACTGAGCGGGTCTTATCTTTATCTGAACGTCATGAATTTGCTAAAGCTGAGGCGCTTGAGATTTTTGGCCGCGTCTGGAAATGGGTCATTATCGGCGTGGGTCTTGGCGCTGCCTTGCACGGTTTTGTGCCCGAGGGGTGGGTTGAAACCCATTTAGGCCAAGGCCAATGGTGGTCTGTGCCTGCGGCCGTATTAGTCGGCATTCCCCTGTATTCCAATGCGACTGGCATTATTCCTGTGATGGAAAGTTTGCTGGCGAACGGCCTGCCTATTGGTACTACGCTGGCGTTTTGTATGAGCACAGTGGCTGCCAGTTTCCCCGAATTTATTTTACTGAAACAAGTGATGCAGTGGCGCCTTTTGGCGGTGCTGTTGGTTGTGCTATTGACGGCATTTACGTTAGTAGGTTGGATTTTTAATTTTGCAGCACCGTATCTTTAA
- a CDS encoding thioredoxin family protein, with the protein MKQVKVLGSGCAKCSKTAEMIADISEEMGVDAIVKKDTDPQTLLKFKVMKTPAVVIDGELIHSGSVPTRDEIEGWLRD; encoded by the coding sequence ATGAAACAAGTCAAAGTATTAGGTAGTGGTTGCGCTAAATGTAGTAAAACCGCCGAGATGATTGCGGACATATCAGAAGAAATGGGCGTGGATGCGATTGTGAAAAAGGACACAGATCCTCAAACCCTGTTGAAATTTAAAGTGATGAAGACGCCTGCGGTAGTGATCGATGGTGAGCTCATACACAGCGGCTCAGTACCGACTCGTGACGAAATTGAAGGATGGTTAAGGGACTAA
- a CDS encoding ArsJ-associated glyceraldehyde-3-phosphate dehydrogenase: MAIKIGINGFGRMGRLALRAAWDWDEVEFVQINDPAGDAHTLAHLLEFDSVHGRWRYPVTANADEIQIQDKIIRTTRNKVIADTDWSGCDVVIEASGVMKTKALLQAYLDQGVKRVVVTAPVKEEGVLNVVIGVNHQLYDPAIHPIVTAASCTTNCLAPVVKVIHEQIGIKHGSMTTIHDITNTQTILDAPHKDLRRARACGLSLIPTTTGSATAITHIFPELKGKLNGHAVRVPLANASLTDCVFELERAVTEAEVNALLKTAAEGELKGILGYEERPLVSVDYKTDPRSSIIDALSTMVINGTQLKLYVWYDNEWGYANRTAELARLVGQLDLPR, encoded by the coding sequence ATGGCAATCAAAATCGGCATTAATGGCTTTGGGCGTATGGGGCGTTTAGCACTGCGCGCGGCATGGGACTGGGATGAGGTGGAGTTTGTGCAGATCAACGATCCCGCTGGCGACGCCCATACATTGGCACATTTACTCGAGTTTGATTCTGTCCATGGTCGCTGGCGTTATCCCGTGACGGCGAATGCCGATGAGATCCAGATCCAAGATAAAATCATTCGCACCACGCGCAATAAAGTCATCGCCGATACCGATTGGTCCGGTTGCGATGTGGTGATTGAAGCCTCCGGCGTGATGAAAACCAAAGCATTACTGCAAGCTTATTTAGATCAAGGTGTTAAGCGGGTGGTTGTCACCGCTCCCGTGAAAGAAGAAGGCGTGCTAAACGTAGTGATCGGGGTTAATCATCAGTTATACGATCCTGCCATTCATCCTATTGTGACCGCCGCATCTTGCACTACTAACTGCCTTGCGCCTGTGGTGAAAGTGATCCACGAGCAGATCGGCATCAAGCACGGATCTATGACCACGATCCACGATATTACTAACACGCAAACTATTCTCGATGCACCGCATAAGGATTTACGCCGTGCCCGCGCCTGTGGTTTGAGTTTAATCCCAACCACCACGGGCAGCGCGACTGCGATTACCCATATTTTCCCTGAGCTTAAGGGCAAGCTTAATGGCCACGCCGTGCGGGTGCCACTGGCTAATGCTTCGCTGACCGATTGTGTATTCGAGCTTGAGCGCGCCGTTACCGAAGCAGAAGTGAATGCGCTACTTAAAACCGCCGCCGAAGGTGAGCTTAAGGGCATTTTAGGTTATGAAGAGCGGCCGCTGGTGTCGGTGGATTACAAGACAGATCCGCGCTCAAGCATCATAGATGCGCTCTCGACCATGGTGATTAATGGCACTCAACTTAAACTCTATGTGTGGTACGACAATGAATGGGGCTACGCCAATCGCACCGCTGAGCTTGCCCGTTTAGTCGGCCAGCTTGATTTGCCGCGCTAG
- the arsJ gene encoding organoarsenical effux MFS transporter ArsJ: MFAAKPFEQLMQLPAAVRQYLLITFNYWSFTLTDGALRMLVVLHFHDLGYSPLAIAMLFLFYEIFGVVTNLIGGWLGARLGLNRTMNLGLGMQVFALAMLLVPAASLPLWLAGVPWVMAAQALSGIAKDLNKMSAKSAIKLLVPKGEQGKLYQWVALLTGSKNALKGAGFFLGGALLALLGFELAIATMAILLGLVWLLSLVMLKKDLGKAKNKPKFTEIFSKSRSVNILSAARLFLFAARDVWFVVALPVYLASQLGWDHWAVGGFLAVWVIGYGIVQTLAPKITGNRQAQSQLTDTAPDGRSALIWASMLAFVPALIACAIQFSFYPEASLLLGLMLFGALFAVNSSLHSYLIVSYASEDAVSLDVGFYYMANAMGRLVGTVLSGLVYQAYGLAACLWISTAFIGITAMISIKLPRQAVE, translated from the coding sequence TTGTTTGCCGCCAAGCCATTTGAACAACTGATGCAATTGCCTGCTGCCGTGCGGCAATATTTGTTGATCACCTTCAATTATTGGAGTTTTACTTTAACCGACGGCGCACTGCGGATGTTAGTGGTGCTGCATTTTCACGATCTTGGCTACAGTCCGCTGGCGATCGCTATGCTGTTTTTGTTCTACGAGATTTTTGGCGTAGTGACCAATCTGATTGGCGGCTGGCTAGGGGCGCGTTTAGGGTTAAATCGCACCATGAACTTGGGTCTTGGCATGCAAGTGTTTGCCTTAGCTATGCTGTTAGTGCCGGCGGCGAGTTTACCTTTGTGGCTTGCAGGCGTGCCTTGGGTGATGGCGGCGCAGGCGTTATCTGGGATCGCTAAAGATCTCAATAAGATGAGTGCCAAAAGCGCGATCAAACTGTTGGTGCCAAAAGGCGAGCAGGGCAAACTTTACCAGTGGGTTGCCCTATTAACGGGGTCTAAAAATGCCCTCAAAGGCGCGGGATTTTTCCTCGGCGGCGCCTTGCTTGCCTTGCTCGGGTTTGAGCTGGCAATCGCCACTATGGCTATCTTGCTCGGACTCGTCTGGTTACTCAGTCTAGTGATGCTGAAAAAGGATTTAGGTAAAGCCAAGAATAAGCCCAAATTTACGGAGATTTTCTCTAAGAGTCGCAGCGTAAACATTCTCTCGGCGGCGCGATTATTCCTGTTTGCCGCCAGAGATGTGTGGTTTGTGGTGGCGCTGCCCGTGTATCTAGCCAGCCAACTAGGCTGGGATCATTGGGCAGTGGGCGGCTTTTTAGCCGTGTGGGTTATCGGTTACGGCATAGTGCAAACCCTAGCACCTAAGATCACGGGCAATCGCCAAGCGCAAAGTCAGTTAACTGATACAGCCCCCGATGGCCGCAGCGCGTTAATTTGGGCCAGTATGTTGGCCTTTGTGCCAGCGCTGATTGCCTGCGCGATACAGTTTAGTTTTTATCCCGAGGCCAGTTTGTTGTTGGGTCTCATGTTATTTGGTGCCCTGTTTGCGGTGAACTCATCGCTGCACAGTTACTTGATTGTGAGTTACGCCAGTGAAGATGCGGTGTCACTGGATGTGGGTTTCTATTACATGGCCAATGCTATGGGGCGTTTAGTCGGCACTGTGCTGTCTGGCTTAGTGTATCAAGCCTATGGTTTAGCTGCCTGTTTGTGGATTTCGACCGCTTTTATCGGCATCACTGCTATGATTTCGATTAAGTTACCTCGGCAAGCTGTGGAATAA